Proteins encoded by one window of Chryseobacterium foetidum:
- the porN gene encoding type IX secretion system ring subunit PorN/GldN, producing MKKYISSLLVLASGFAFSQTILNASSPEEFRQMRSDNMRKVGDTVISNKVAPLEYGFVDEKDILKSMMVWEIIDLNDKINQPFYYDNPNGLLSKNTRSLYQILLDAALNGEIEEVYDDENFTTKLSPDGIKAKLESVRIAEEAIEILNSGRALTEEEKVRYTDYIKTTTDKVKVLKIMGMWFIDRRDGQMKYRPLGIAAMGPDPTSQGRVDAEGKLMEGANDLVDLFWIYYPTARDILANNYVYNKKNSSADISFDDVINARRFSSVIYKSSTGTGDGVIEEYIPKNAEEQLAESQRIKEQILQMENDMWNY from the coding sequence ATGAAAAAATATATAAGCAGTCTTTTAGTTTTAGCCTCTGGGTTTGCTTTTTCTCAGACTATTCTAAATGCTTCATCTCCTGAAGAATTCAGACAGATGAGATCAGATAACATGAGAAAGGTAGGAGATACTGTGATCAGTAATAAAGTTGCACCGTTAGAATATGGCTTTGTTGATGAGAAAGATATTCTTAAAAGCATGATGGTATGGGAAATTATCGATTTAAATGATAAAATCAACCAGCCTTTCTACTATGATAATCCAAATGGTTTATTATCTAAGAATACAAGATCTTTATATCAGATTTTGCTTGATGCAGCTTTAAATGGTGAAATTGAAGAAGTTTATGATGATGAAAATTTTACTACAAAGTTATCTCCGGATGGAATAAAAGCTAAATTAGAAAGTGTAAGAATCGCAGAAGAGGCTATAGAAATTCTTAATAGTGGAAGAGCCCTTACTGAAGAAGAGAAGGTTAGATATACTGACTATATTAAAACAACTACTGATAAGGTAAAAGTTTTAAAAATCATGGGTATGTGGTTTATCGACAGAAGAGATGGACAAATGAAGTACAGACCTTTAGGGATTGCTGCGATGGGTCCTGATCCTACTTCTCAAGGTAGAGTTGATGCTGAAGGTAAGTTAATGGAAGGAGCTAATGATCTTGTTGATTTATTTTGGATTTACTATCCTACAGCCAGAGATATTTTAGCAAATAATTACGTTTATAACAAGAAAAACTCTTCAGCAGATATTTCTTTTGACGATGTAATCAACGCAAGAAGATTCTCTTCTGTAATCTACAAATCTTCTACAGGAACAGGTGATGGAGTTATCGAAGAATATATCCCTAAAAATGCAGAAGAGCAGTTAGCTGAAAGCCAAAGAATCAAAGAACAGATTCTTCAAATGGAAAATGATATGTGGAATTATTAA
- a CDS encoding RsmE family RNA methyltransferase, translated as MKLFFGEINNGKAIINDEEQQHIVKVLRMKSGEEIHITDGKGNLASGTLIIEGKKAGIEVVEIKTETPDFNPKLHIAIAPTKNIDRIEFFVEKAVEMGISEITILQTEKTERKNLNIDKIRKQAVAASKQSLRFHFPVINDLIKLPDFLKNINSETTFVAHCNENLERINLNEIPKLENYTFLIGPEGDFSDKEILFLAEKEIRAVSLGNQRLRTETAGVFVAAWNYNQMF; from the coding sequence ATGAAACTTTTTTTTGGCGAAATCAATAACGGAAAAGCAATTATCAACGACGAAGAGCAACAGCATATTGTGAAAGTTCTCCGTATGAAAAGTGGTGAAGAAATTCACATAACCGACGGAAAGGGAAATCTGGCTTCCGGAACATTGATTATTGAAGGAAAAAAAGCAGGAATCGAAGTTGTAGAAATTAAAACTGAAACTCCTGATTTTAACCCAAAACTTCACATTGCAATTGCTCCGACAAAAAACATTGACCGTATTGAATTTTTCGTTGAAAAAGCTGTAGAAATGGGAATTTCTGAAATTACTATTCTTCAAACAGAAAAAACAGAGCGCAAAAATCTGAACATTGATAAAATCAGAAAACAGGCGGTTGCGGCTTCAAAGCAAAGCTTAAGATTTCATTTTCCTGTCATTAATGATTTAATTAAACTTCCTGATTTTCTCAAAAATATAAATTCTGAAACCACTTTTGTAGCACATTGCAACGAAAATCTAGAAAGAATCAATCTGAATGAAATTCCAAAACTTGAGAATTACACTTTTCTGATTGGTCCTGAAGGGGATTTTTCGGATAAGGAAATTTTATTTTTGGCTGAAAAGGAAATTAGAGCGGTTTCTTTGGGCAATCAGAGATTGAGAACAGAAACTGCTGGAGTTTTTGTAGCGGCATGGAATTACAATCAGATGTTTTAA
- a CDS encoding NAD(P)/FAD-dependent oxidoreductase, with the protein MKNVDYIIVGDGYAALFFAHHLIKEQKSFKIFSEGRKGASQVSAGIINPVVLKKFTTFWKAHEQIDYLTKVLSEIEKYTGINYLIKQPIHRIFHDENEKNLWLKKAASEELRNFLNTEFSELDDVRNPYGTGSVSQSARLDVASFFSDMFSYLDSKNCLVKEKFDYIQISLSENIYQEFKFKNILFCEGMGVTENPFFKDIPVIPNKGHHIKVKLQNDLKTSVTIKKKHFLFPLKNGLYFYGGTYDRDQLHSKIDDSAVEQLVNSLAEIYPYDFEVKDISFGFRPTVKDRRPIAGRHHNYKDFYVFNGLGARGILNGCYFSKNLYDFIEKDIPLPEEISLERFLV; encoded by the coding sequence ATGAAAAATGTAGATTATATTATTGTCGGAGACGGTTACGCAGCACTTTTTTTTGCTCATCATTTAATTAAAGAGCAAAAGTCTTTTAAGATATTCTCAGAAGGCAGAAAAGGTGCATCCCAGGTCTCTGCAGGTATTATCAATCCTGTTGTTCTCAAAAAATTTACAACCTTTTGGAAAGCTCATGAACAAATCGATTATTTGACAAAAGTACTTTCAGAAATTGAAAAGTACACCGGCATAAACTATTTAATTAAACAGCCCATCCATCGTATCTTCCATGATGAAAATGAAAAAAACTTATGGCTTAAAAAAGCTGCTTCCGAAGAGTTAAGGAATTTTCTGAATACAGAGTTTTCTGAATTGGATGATGTGCGAAATCCATACGGAACAGGCAGTGTCAGCCAATCTGCGCGTCTGGATGTGGCTTCTTTTTTCAGCGATATGTTTTCTTATTTAGATTCAAAAAATTGTTTAGTCAAAGAGAAATTCGATTACATTCAGATCAGTCTTTCAGAAAATATTTATCAAGAATTTAAGTTTAAAAATATACTTTTCTGCGAAGGAATGGGAGTTACAGAAAACCCTTTTTTCAAAGATATTCCGGTTATTCCAAACAAGGGTCATCATATTAAAGTTAAGCTTCAGAATGATTTAAAAACAAGTGTAACTATAAAAAAGAAACATTTTCTCTTTCCCTTAAAGAACGGACTTTATTTCTACGGCGGAACTTACGACAGAGATCAGCTCCATTCTAAAATCGATGATTCTGCGGTAGAGCAACTTGTCAACAGCTTAGCCGAAATTTATCCATACGATTTCGAAGTTAAAGACATCAGTTTCGGCTTCAGACCCACTGTTAAAGACAGAAGACCAATTGCGGGAAGACATCACAATTATAAAGATTTTTACGTCTTCAACGGCCTAGGTGCACGCGGGATCCTCAACGGATGTTATTTCTCAAAAAACCTCTACGATTTTATTGAGAAAGATATCCCGTTGCCTGAAGAAATTTCGCTTGAAAGATTTTTAGTTTGA
- a CDS encoding XAC2610-related protein — translation MKNTVVLIVLILIFSCQKNEKSISHSLEIVQHSPVIAKDKIVKLSDGEILKIQEQEEKERSQIVRKYTVSKKGNGFEYKVFCEEQKSGLINFPKVEVLKSGKLFQKLEAEKDSTLVLHDYEVSFSCDEDWNFDGHKDFKLIKWVGMVDQSYYLWLFDKKSGKYVFSPSFGKIINPVLVKKNKEITSGYHAGPSTYYYSTYQFKKGKFVKTHFKIEGEGD, via the coding sequence ATGAAAAATACAGTTGTGTTAATTGTCTTGATTTTGATTTTTTCATGTCAAAAAAATGAAAAATCGATATCTCATTCACTTGAAATAGTACAGCATTCTCCGGTAATTGCAAAAGATAAAATAGTTAAACTGTCCGACGGGGAAATTTTGAAAATTCAGGAACAGGAAGAGAAAGAAAGATCTCAAATAGTGAGAAAATACACAGTTTCGAAAAAAGGAAATGGTTTTGAATACAAGGTTTTCTGTGAAGAACAGAAAAGTGGACTTATCAATTTTCCAAAAGTAGAGGTTTTAAAGAGTGGAAAATTATTTCAAAAGTTAGAGGCTGAAAAAGATTCAACGTTGGTTTTGCATGATTATGAAGTGAGTTTTTCCTGTGATGAAGACTGGAATTTTGATGGTCATAAAGATTTTAAACTGATCAAGTGGGTAGGAATGGTTGACCAATCGTATTACCTGTGGCTTTTTGATAAGAAATCCGGCAAATACGTATTTTCTCCTTCATTCGGTAAAATTATAAATCCGGTTTTAGTTAAAAAGAATAAAGAAATCACGTCCGGTTATCACGCTGGTCCTTCCACTTATTACTACTCAACGTATCAGTTTAAAAAAGGAAAGTTTGTAAAAACACATTTTAAAATTGAGGGTGAAGGCGATTAA
- the porK gene encoding T9SS ring complex lipoprotein PorK/GldK, translating to MKRIFLLLVSASVASVSCSGGGSSSVGKPGTKGELIPREKTSSFVAERPYGMVAIPGGSFIAGMSGKDLTDNPEKAPLKTVTVSSFFMDEAETTNAEYRVFINYVRDSIARTMLAEAAGEGGDGGGRGQSIGDYAYLAKKEENLTPYQEYLDGAGGRDDGFDATKRLDWKIPLHWSTSKYPDVEYAEVLESMYLPASSRVGSERLLDVSKLKYTYRWGDMDAAVAEDQRGASFLRSESIAIYPDTTVWKKDFHFTYNEPLFEQYFWHKAYKDYPVVGVTWDQARAYCNFRSKLKSDYNESLKRRKQPPMRFRLPNEFEWEYAARGGMQNADYPWGGPYLMDDRGCYLANFKPKRGNYMEDDVKGTYTYTAPVKKFKKNGFGLFDMAGNVSEWTVSPYNNSSYTFSSTLNPSTKDKTEVKKAVRGGSWKDVGYMLMNGARDWERKDSARSYIGFRTVQDIPEAAVKAKRVNR from the coding sequence ATGAAAAGGATATTTCTTTTATTAGTGTCTGCGTCGGTAGCATCGGTATCTTGTTCAGGTGGTGGATCTTCTTCTGTTGGGAAGCCAGGAACAAAAGGAGAATTGATACCTAGAGAAAAAACATCGTCATTTGTAGCGGAAAGACCATACGGTATGGTTGCAATTCCCGGAGGTTCATTTATTGCTGGTATGTCTGGTAAAGACTTAACAGACAATCCTGAAAAAGCACCTCTAAAAACAGTTACAGTTTCTTCATTCTTCATGGATGAAGCTGAAACTACAAATGCTGAATACAGAGTATTCATTAATTATGTAAGAGATTCTATCGCTAGAACAATGCTTGCTGAAGCTGCCGGTGAAGGCGGTGACGGTGGTGGCAGAGGCCAGAGCATCGGAGACTATGCTTATCTTGCTAAAAAAGAAGAAAACCTTACTCCGTACCAGGAATATCTTGACGGTGCTGGTGGAAGAGATGACGGTTTCGATGCTACTAAAAGATTAGACTGGAAAATTCCTTTGCATTGGAGCACTTCTAAATATCCTGATGTAGAATATGCTGAAGTTCTTGAGTCTATGTATTTACCGGCTTCTTCAAGAGTAGGTAGCGAAAGACTTTTGGATGTTAGTAAATTAAAATATACATACAGATGGGGAGATATGGATGCTGCTGTAGCTGAAGATCAGAGAGGTGCAAGCTTCCTGAGAAGCGAAAGTATCGCAATTTATCCTGACACAACTGTCTGGAAAAAAGATTTCCACTTTACTTATAATGAGCCTCTGTTTGAACAGTATTTCTGGCATAAAGCTTACAAAGATTATCCTGTAGTAGGTGTTACCTGGGATCAGGCAAGAGCTTACTGTAATTTCAGATCTAAATTAAAGTCTGATTACAATGAAAGCTTGAAAAGAAGAAAGCAACCGCCAATGAGATTCAGACTTCCAAACGAATTTGAGTGGGAGTACGCAGCAAGAGGTGGTATGCAGAATGCAGATTATCCTTGGGGTGGTCCTTACTTGATGGATGACAGAGGTTGCTATCTTGCAAACTTCAAGCCAAAAAGAGGTAACTATATGGAAGATGATGTAAAAGGTACTTATACTTACACAGCTCCAGTTAAGAAATTTAAAAAGAACGGTTTCGGTTTATTTGATATGGCCGGTAACGTTTCAGAATGGACAGTTTCTCCTTACAATAACTCGTCTTATACATTCTCATCTACACTCAATCCTTCTACCAAAGATAAAACTGAAGTGAAGAAAGCTGTAAGAGGTGGTTCTTGGAAAGATGTTGGTTACATGTTGATGAACGGTGCTAGAGATTGGGAAAGAAAAGATTCTGCAAGAAGCTACATCGGTTTCAGAACAGTACAGGATATTCCGGAAGCTGCAGTAAAAGCTAAAAGAGTAAACAGATAA
- a CDS encoding asparaginase: protein MKRKVLLIYTGGTIGMEKDYESGSLRAFDFGNIFEKMPEMKLMECEVFVHPFEQPLDSSDMGPDEWRMIAKLISENYDQYDGFLVLHGTDTMSYTASALSFMLKGLSKPVILTGSQLPIGDLRTDAKENLLTSLYYASLYENNEAVIQEVAIYFEYKLLRGNRTLKYSAEFFDAYSSPNYPILGQSGVHLKIDKDNLWRDSLQSEFYVDDHICEDILFWRIFPGMNLNHFKEIPKMKVLILQVFGSGTIFSSSKTFETLQQIRNNGTEIVVVSQCISGGISFGKYENSNIFAKIGAISGKDMTAEAAITKAMHLLNNPKYEGSFADNFSENICGEISELGN from the coding sequence ATGAAAAGAAAAGTACTGTTGATCTACACCGGCGGAACAATCGGGATGGAAAAGGACTACGAATCCGGAAGTCTGCGTGCGTTTGATTTTGGAAATATTTTTGAGAAAATGCCCGAAATGAAGCTGATGGAGTGCGAGGTTTTTGTGCATCCGTTTGAACAACCGCTCGATTCTTCTGATATGGGACCTGACGAATGGCGAATGATTGCGAAGTTAATTTCTGAAAATTACGACCAGTACGACGGTTTTCTTGTTCTCCACGGAACGGATACGATGTCTTACACTGCATCAGCATTGAGTTTTATGCTGAAAGGTCTTTCCAAACCCGTGATTTTAACAGGCTCTCAGCTGCCCATTGGTGATTTGAGAACGGATGCGAAGGAAAATCTTCTGACGAGCCTTTATTACGCAAGTCTTTATGAAAACAATGAAGCGGTAATTCAGGAGGTTGCAATTTACTTTGAATATAAACTTTTGAGAGGCAACCGGACTTTGAAATATTCTGCGGAATTTTTTGATGCCTATTCCAGTCCGAACTACCCTATTCTTGGGCAGTCCGGAGTGCATTTGAAGATTGATAAGGATAATCTATGGAGAGATTCTTTACAATCTGAGTTTTACGTTGACGATCATATTTGTGAGGACATTCTTTTCTGGCGGATTTTTCCGGGTATGAATCTGAATCATTTTAAGGAAATACCGAAAATGAAGGTTTTGATTCTGCAGGTTTTTGGTTCGGGAACTATTTTCAGCAGCTCGAAGACTTTTGAAACGTTGCAACAGATCAGAAATAACGGGACGGAAATAGTGGTGGTGAGCCAATGTATTTCCGGCGGAATTTCTTTCGGAAAATATGAGAACAGCAATATTTTCGCAAAAATCGGTGCCATCAGCGGAAAAGACATGACTGCGGAAGCTGCGATTACCAAAGCGATGCATTTGCTGAACAATCCAAAGTATGAAGGAAGCTTTGCAGACAATTTTTCTGAAAATATTTGTGGGGAAATCAGCGAATTGGGAAATTAA
- the porL gene encoding type IX secretion system motor protein PorL/GldL produces MFKTKDAWMNFFYSFGAAIVILGAWLKITHITLGPINGNIALTVGLVTEAIIFIIFAFDPPAAEESYHWENVYPELLDKHANPNPLHSNVSAKNTVDHFAELENSLSGKLDKMLQDAKLDVQLFDRLRTGIDKFSSSVDQINQTVDVSASTHKYNDQLNKAATHMESMNALYAMQLENGQRQSEFAKKYVDDMQKSAEQSEKFNQELQGLTTNLNSLNRVYGGMLTAMKS; encoded by the coding sequence ATGTTTAAGACTAAAGATGCGTGGATGAATTTCTTCTATTCATTCGGTGCGGCAATTGTAATTCTTGGAGCTTGGCTTAAAATTACTCACATTACTCTGGGACCTATTAATGGTAATATCGCACTTACTGTGGGATTGGTTACTGAAGCGATCATCTTCATCATCTTCGCTTTCGATCCACCTGCAGCAGAAGAATCTTACCACTGGGAGAATGTTTACCCTGAATTATTGGATAAGCATGCAAACCCAAATCCTTTACACTCAAATGTTTCAGCTAAAAATACTGTAGATCATTTTGCAGAATTAGAAAATTCTTTATCAGGTAAACTTGATAAAATGCTTCAGGATGCTAAACTTGATGTACAGTTATTCGACAGATTAAGAACAGGAATCGATAAATTCTCAAGTTCAGTTGATCAGATCAACCAAACTGTAGACGTTTCTGCTTCTACACACAAATATAACGACCAGTTAAACAAAGCTGCTACCCACATGGAAAGCATGAACGCTCTTTATGCAATGCAGTTGGAGAACGGTCAAAGACAGTCAGAGTTTGCTAAAAAGTATGTTGATGACATGCAGAAATCAGCAGAACAATCTGAGAAGTTTAACCAAGAATTACAAGGTTTAACAACTAACTTAAACAGCTTAAACAGAGTTTACGGTGGTATGTTAACTGCTATGAAGTCATAA
- the tsaD gene encoding tRNA (adenosine(37)-N6)-threonylcarbamoyltransferase complex transferase subunit TsaD: MSDSIILGIESSCDDTSAAIIKGNTILSNIAANQEIHNEYGGVVPELASRAHQQNIIPVVEKSFVKANIQQNAISAIGFTRGPGLLGSLLVGTSFAKSLAMSLNVPLIEVNHLQAHILAHFIDDANPVPPKFPFLCLTVSGGHTMIVLVKDYFEMEIIGKSIDDAAGEAFDKIGKILNLDYPAGPIIDILAKEGNPDAFQFNKPRLENYDYSFSGVKTSVLYFIQKEVKKNPDFIKENLNDICASVQKCIVEILMNKLQKAAKDLNIKDVAIAGGVSANSELRKAMQNNSEKLGWNIYIPKFEYTTDNAAMIAMVAQLKFERGEFTDLRTTATSKYDL; encoded by the coding sequence ATGAGCGACTCTATTATTTTAGGTATCGAATCGTCTTGTGACGACACTTCTGCGGCGATTATCAAAGGAAATACAATTCTCTCCAACATCGCAGCCAATCAGGAAATTCATAACGAGTACGGTGGTGTGGTTCCGGAACTGGCTTCCAGAGCACATCAGCAAAACATTATTCCTGTTGTTGAAAAATCTTTCGTCAAAGCAAATATACAACAAAATGCAATTTCTGCGATAGGTTTCACAAGAGGTCCCGGACTTTTGGGTTCCCTGCTTGTGGGCACTTCATTCGCTAAGTCTCTGGCGATGAGCCTTAACGTACCTTTGATTGAAGTCAATCATCTTCAGGCACATATTTTGGCACATTTCATCGACGATGCAAATCCCGTGCCTCCGAAATTCCCGTTTTTATGCCTTACCGTAAGCGGCGGACATACCATGATTGTGCTTGTAAAAGACTATTTTGAGATGGAAATTATCGGTAAATCAATAGACGATGCAGCTGGCGAGGCTTTCGATAAAATCGGAAAAATTTTAAATCTTGATTATCCTGCAGGACCGATTATTGACATACTTGCAAAGGAAGGAAATCCCGATGCTTTTCAGTTTAACAAACCACGGCTTGAAAATTATGATTATTCATTCAGTGGTGTGAAAACTTCTGTTTTGTATTTCATTCAGAAAGAAGTAAAGAAAAATCCTGATTTCATTAAAGAAAACCTGAATGACATCTGTGCTTCGGTACAGAAATGTATTGTTGAAATTTTAATGAATAAACTTCAAAAAGCCGCCAAAGATTTAAACATAAAAGATGTTGCGATTGCCGGCGGCGTTTCTGCCAATTCTGAACTGAGAAAAGCAATGCAGAACAACAGCGAAAAACTGGGTTGGAATATTTACATTCCGAAATTTGAATATACAACTGATAACGCAGCGATGATTGCGATGGTGGCTCAACTGAAATTTGAGAGAGGAGAATTTACAGATTTGAGAACAACTGCAACTTCAAAATACGATTTGTAA
- the porM gene encoding type IX secretion system motor protein PorM/GldM, which yields MAKGKQTPRQKMINLMYLVFIAMMALNIDVEIIRSYYDSTRALNETRSLTEDKNEKIFEKTLEAKAMQVPETYAEPLKQYRVLKTKIDELVKFAETVKVDLKKKSEFFDTDPKTGKIMDVSENFSALNNNEATTEFFFKEGDENSTSKGAADLKAKMDDVRNYINTTFGKNPQLVDVVNRANKSIITDYPQGKSPNGKTWFQNKFYHQPLIAAISNLEIIQNDARNVQSDALAMLLSEKVDATIKFNQYEAIVSAPTDIVAGGKAEAVVMLGSYSNSDKIRISGVSRQENGKGYLPLNTGGIGKREFSGVISLTDSEGKVTTHPFNHTYNVIAGPQEVKLEKGLLLSADKMNVMYRGLENPVSGSILGADNARLSLSASAGATVKSTGQGKWNVTPTTGTVVKLTLSGTEPNGKSVSQVFEYRIKGIPKPQGQIRGKSVNFMPAASIENQIVTAALPDFDFPVSFTVNSFILKLPGRAGTLIQGNSLSSAAGLLRNLRSGDVVQIYDIKVTATGLGNQILKELSPVTINVQ from the coding sequence ATGGCAAAAGGAAAACAGACTCCACGTCAGAAGATGATCAACCTGATGTACTTGGTGTTCATCGCAATGATGGCCCTAAACATTGATGTTGAAATCATCAGATCATATTACGATTCTACAAGAGCTCTTAACGAAACCAGAAGCTTAACGGAAGATAAAAACGAGAAGATTTTTGAAAAGACACTTGAAGCAAAAGCAATGCAGGTACCTGAGACTTATGCAGAACCTTTGAAGCAGTACCGTGTTCTTAAAACAAAGATCGATGAGTTGGTTAAATTCGCTGAAACTGTAAAGGTTGATCTTAAAAAGAAATCTGAATTTTTTGATACAGATCCGAAGACAGGTAAAATCATGGATGTAAGTGAGAATTTCTCTGCACTGAACAACAATGAGGCTACCACTGAATTTTTCTTCAAGGAAGGTGATGAGAACTCTACATCGAAAGGTGCTGCAGATCTTAAAGCTAAAATGGATGATGTGAGAAATTATATCAATACTACCTTCGGGAAAAATCCTCAATTGGTTGATGTAGTAAACAGAGCGAACAAATCTATTATTACAGATTATCCTCAGGGTAAATCTCCAAACGGAAAAACATGGTTCCAGAATAAATTTTATCACCAGCCGCTTATTGCAGCAATCTCGAATTTAGAAATTATTCAGAATGATGCAAGAAATGTACAGTCTGATGCATTGGCAATGTTATTATCTGAAAAAGTTGATGCAACCATTAAATTTAATCAGTATGAAGCAATTGTTTCTGCACCTACAGACATCGTTGCTGGTGGTAAAGCTGAAGCTGTTGTAATGTTAGGATCTTATTCTAACAGTGATAAAATCAGAATCTCAGGCGTAAGCAGACAGGAAAATGGTAAGGGTTATTTACCGTTAAATACTGGAGGTATTGGTAAAAGAGAATTTTCAGGTGTAATTTCATTAACTGATTCTGAAGGTAAAGTAACAACACACCCTTTCAACCATACATATAATGTAATCGCTGGTCCGCAGGAAGTAAAACTTGAAAAAGGATTATTATTATCTGCTGATAAGATGAATGTAATGTATAGAGGTTTAGAAAACCCTGTATCTGGATCTATCTTAGGTGCTGATAATGCTAGACTTTCTTTAAGTGCATCTGCAGGGGCAACAGTAAAAAGTACTGGACAAGGTAAATGGAATGTAACTCCTACAACAGGGACTGTAGTTAAACTTACACTTTCAGGTACTGAACCAAATGGAAAATCTGTTTCTCAGGTATTTGAGTATAGGATTAAAGGAATTCCTAAACCTCAAGGTCAAATAAGAGGTAAGAGCGTAAACTTTATGCCAGCTGCATCTATCGAGAATCAAATTGTCACTGCGGCATTGCCTGACTTTGATTTCCCGGTGTCATTTACAGTTAATAGTTTCATCTTGAAATTACCAGGCAGAGCAGGTACTTTGATTCAAGGGAATTCATTATCATCTGCTGCTGGTTTACTTAGAAACTTGAGATCTGGTGATGTTGTACAGATTTATGACATAAAAGTTACTGCAACAGGCTTAGGTAATCAGATTTTAAAAGAGCTGTCTCCAGTTACCATTAATGTTCAATAA
- a CDS encoding TrmH family RNA methyltransferase yields MKDQQIYDYLKNFLTDERLSKIEHFAPESSDFILPVIEDIYQFRNAAAIVRSVEACGFHKVVALQEDNNFEPNLRVTKGADTWVEVERLPRNMESFQNIKDRGYKMVAVSLEKNAKFLPEYEITEPIALVFGTEMQGVTEEILDFADETLAIPMYGFTRSFNVSVAASICMYELKQKLIKSDIDYKLDEEKLLQMKIRWAVNSIKSGQQIYDKFLRENT; encoded by the coding sequence ATGAAAGACCAGCAGATTTACGATTACCTCAAAAATTTCCTTACAGACGAAAGACTTTCCAAAATAGAACATTTTGCCCCGGAGAGTTCAGATTTTATACTTCCGGTGATTGAAGATATTTATCAGTTCAGAAATGCAGCAGCCATTGTGCGTTCCGTTGAAGCTTGTGGTTTTCATAAAGTGGTGGCATTACAGGAAGACAATAATTTCGAACCGAATTTGAGAGTCACAAAGGGTGCAGATACTTGGGTTGAAGTAGAAAGACTTCCCAGAAATATGGAGTCCTTCCAAAATATCAAAGACCGTGGCTACAAGATGGTTGCTGTTTCGTTAGAGAAAAATGCAAAATTTCTACCCGAATACGAAATTACCGAACCGATAGCTTTGGTCTTCGGAACCGAAATGCAGGGCGTAACTGAAGAAATTCTTGATTTTGCCGACGAGACTTTAGCGATTCCAATGTACGGTTTTACGAGAAGTTTCAATGTTTCTGTTGCGGCTTCAATCTGTATGTATGAACTAAAACAGAAACTGATCAAATCAGATATCGATTATAAATTAGACGAAGAAAAACTGCTGCAGATGAAAATCCGCTGGGCTGTAAATTCCATTAAAAGTGGACAGCAGATTTATGATAAGTTTTTGAGGGAAAATACATAA